Proteins from a genomic interval of Streptomyces sp. NBC_00820:
- a CDS encoding class I SAM-dependent methyltransferase, which translates to MADDRSFEDLVAEGAAVPTEGWDFSWFEGRASEARPSWGYARSAGERLARAEGALDIQTGGGEVFDVSLAAAAPERPRLIAATEGWPPNAAKATRLLRPRGVVVVEARDDAPLPFADEAFDLVLSRHPVSPRWAEIARVLRPGGTYFAQHVGPSSVFELVEYFLGPLPEDVRAGRHPDRERAGAEAAGLEVVDLRAERLRMEFHDIAAVVHFLRKVVWMVPGFTVEAYESRLRALHGRIEKEGPFVAHSARQLFDVRKPTP; encoded by the coding sequence ATGGCGGATGATCGTTCTTTCGAGGATCTCGTGGCCGAGGGTGCGGCGGTACCCACCGAGGGATGGGACTTCTCCTGGTTCGAGGGGCGGGCCAGCGAGGCGCGGCCCTCGTGGGGGTACGCGCGGTCGGCGGGGGAGCGGCTGGCCCGGGCCGAGGGCGCGCTCGACATCCAGACCGGTGGCGGGGAGGTGTTCGACGTCTCCCTGGCCGCGGCCGCCCCGGAGCGCCCGAGGCTCATCGCCGCCACGGAGGGCTGGCCGCCGAACGCGGCGAAGGCCACCCGGCTGCTGCGCCCGCGCGGTGTGGTGGTCGTCGAGGCACGGGACGACGCCCCGCTGCCCTTCGCCGACGAGGCGTTCGACCTGGTGCTCAGCCGGCACCCGGTGAGCCCGCGGTGGGCGGAGATCGCCCGGGTGCTGCGGCCGGGCGGCACGTACTTCGCCCAGCACGTCGGGCCGAGCAGCGTGTTCGAACTGGTCGAGTACTTCCTCGGCCCCCTGCCGGAGGACGTGCGGGCCGGCCGGCACCCCGACCGCGAGCGGGCCGGGGCGGAGGCGGCCGGCCTGGAGGTCGTGGACCTGCGGGCGGAGCGGCTGCGGATGGAGTTCCACGACATCGCCGCCGTCGTCCACTTCCTGCGCAAGGTGGTCTGGATGGTCCCCGGCTTCACCGTCGAGGCGTACGAGTCCCGGCTCCGTGCGCTGCACGGGCGGATCGAGAAGGAGGGCCCGTTCGTGGCGCACAGCGCCCGGCAACTCTTCGACGTCCGGAAGCCGACCCCCTGA
- a CDS encoding PhoH family protein, producing MVTSTKRHKPDRRTYVLDTSVLLSDPNALTRFDEHEVVLPIVVVTELEAKRHHPELGYFARQALRLLDDYRVKHGRLDAPIPIGELGGTVRVELNHSDPSVLPTGYRLGDNDSRILAVARNLQAEGFDVTVVSKDLPLRIKASSVGLLAEEYRAELAITDSSGWTGMSELTLSGEQVDILFEDGHTFVPEASDLPVHTGLTIQSERGKALGRVTADGNVRLVRGDREAFGIKGRSAEQRIALDLLLDPDVGIVSMGGRAGTGKSALALCAGLEAVLERRQHQKVMVFRPLYAVGGQELGYLPGSEAEKMSPWAQAVFDTLSAVTSRDVIEEVTARGMLEVLPLTHIRGRSLHDAFVIVDEAQSLERNVLLTVLSRIGANSRVVLTHDVAQRDNLRVGRYDGVVAVVEKLKGHPLFAHVTLTRSERSQIAALVTEMLEDGHI from the coding sequence GTGGTGACCAGCACAAAGCGCCACAAGCCCGACCGGCGCACCTATGTTCTCGACACCAGCGTCCTGCTGTCCGACCCGAACGCCCTGACCCGCTTCGACGAGCACGAGGTCGTGCTCCCCATCGTGGTGGTCACGGAGCTGGAGGCCAAGCGGCACCATCCCGAACTCGGCTACTTCGCCCGCCAGGCCCTGCGCCTGCTGGACGACTACCGGGTGAAGCACGGTCGCCTCGACGCCCCCATCCCCATCGGTGAACTGGGCGGGACCGTCCGCGTCGAGCTCAACCACTCGGACCCCAGCGTGTTGCCCACCGGCTACCGCCTGGGGGACAACGACTCGCGCATCCTCGCGGTGGCCCGCAACCTGCAGGCCGAGGGGTTCGACGTCACCGTCGTCTCGAAGGATCTGCCGCTCCGCATCAAGGCGTCCTCCGTCGGCCTGCTGGCCGAGGAGTACCGTGCCGAACTGGCCATCACGGACTCGTCCGGCTGGACCGGAATGTCCGAACTCACCTTGTCGGGTGAGCAGGTGGACATCCTCTTCGAGGACGGGCACACCTTTGTCCCGGAGGCCTCCGACCTCCCCGTGCACACGGGGCTGACCATCCAGTCCGAGCGCGGCAAGGCGCTCGGCCGGGTCACCGCCGACGGCAACGTCCGTCTGGTGCGCGGAGACCGGGAGGCGTTCGGCATCAAGGGCCGCAGCGCCGAGCAGCGCATCGCCCTCGATCTGCTGCTCGACCCGGACGTCGGCATCGTCTCGATGGGCGGCCGGGCCGGCACCGGCAAGTCGGCGCTCGCGCTGTGCGCGGGCCTGGAGGCGGTCCTCGAGCGCCGCCAGCACCAGAAGGTGATGGTCTTCCGGCCGCTGTACGCGGTGGGCGGGCAGGAACTGGGCTATCTGCCGGGCAGTGAGGCGGAGAAGATGAGCCCCTGGGCGCAGGCCGTCTTCGACACCCTCTCCGCGGTCACCAGCCGCGACGTCATCGAGGAGGTCACCGCGCGCGGGATGCTGGAGGTCCTGCCGCTCACCCACATCCGCGGCCGCTCGCTGCACGACGCGTTCGTGATCGTGGACGAGGCGCAGTCACTCGAACGGAACGTCCTGCTGACCGTTCTCTCCCGTATCGGCGCGAACTCACGGGTCGTTCTCACCCACGACGTGGCACAGCGGGACAATCTGCGCGTGGGTCGCTACGACGGCGTGGTCGCCGTGGTGGAGAAGCTCAAGGGGCACCCCCTCTTCGCCCACGTCACACTGACGCGGTCCGAGAGGTCCCAGATTGCCGCCCTTGTGACCGAAATGCTGGAGGACGGTCACATCTGA
- a CDS encoding LysR substrate-binding domain-containing protein produces MTVSSGKRRQPSLAQLRAFAAVAEHLHFRDAAAAIGMSQPALSGAVSALEEILGVTLLERTTRKVLLSPAGERLAVRAKAVLDEVSALLEEAEAVRAPFTGALRLGVIPTVAPYLLPTVLRLVHERYPHLDLQVHEEQTASLVDGLHSGRLDLLLLAVPLGVPGVTELPLFDEDFVLVTPLDHELGGREGIPREALRELNLLLLDEGHCLRDQALEICREAGRQFKGAGRGPSAEGGGGRRVGAPVTTTAAGLSTLVQLVAGGLGCTLLPRTAVKVETTRSSELRTGSFADPAPSRRIALAMRAGAARGAEYRELAAALRESMRPLPVRVLDDAS; encoded by the coding sequence GTGACCGTCAGTAGCGGCAAGCGCCGCCAGCCCAGCCTCGCGCAGCTGCGGGCCTTCGCCGCCGTCGCCGAGCACCTGCACTTCCGGGACGCCGCGGCGGCCATCGGGATGAGCCAGCCCGCCCTGTCCGGCGCGGTCTCGGCGCTGGAGGAGATCCTGGGGGTGACCCTCCTCGAGCGTACGACCCGCAAGGTGCTGCTCTCGCCCGCCGGTGAGCGTCTCGCCGTGCGGGCCAAGGCGGTGCTGGACGAGGTCTCGGCGCTGCTGGAGGAGGCCGAGGCGGTCCGGGCGCCGTTCACCGGGGCCCTGCGGCTCGGGGTCATCCCGACCGTCGCGCCGTATCTGCTGCCCACCGTGCTGCGGCTGGTGCACGAGCGGTATCCGCACCTCGACCTCCAGGTGCACGAGGAGCAGACCGCCAGCCTCGTCGACGGCCTGCACTCCGGCCGGCTCGACCTGCTGCTGCTCGCGGTGCCCCTCGGCGTGCCCGGGGTCACCGAACTCCCGCTCTTCGACGAGGACTTCGTGCTCGTCACCCCGCTGGACCATGAGCTCGGCGGCCGCGAGGGCATCCCCCGCGAGGCGCTCAGGGAGCTGAACCTGCTGCTCCTGGACGAGGGCCACTGCCTGCGCGACCAGGCGCTGGAGATCTGCCGGGAGGCCGGGCGGCAGTTCAAGGGGGCGGGGCGAGGCCCCTCGGCCGAGGGTGGTGGCGGGCGACGGGTGGGCGCCCCGGTCACCACCACGGCCGCCGGCCTGTCCACACTGGTCCAGCTCGTGGCCGGCGGCCTCGGCTGCACGCTGCTGCCGCGCACCGCGGTGAAGGTCGAGACGACCCGCAGCAGCGAACTGCGCACCGGCTCCTTCGCCGATCCCGCACCGAGCCGCCGCATCGCCCTGGCCATGCGGGCGGGCGCCGCCCGCGGCGCCGAGTACCGGGAACTGGCCGCCGCCCTGCGCGAGTCCATGCGCCCGCTGCCCGTGCGGGTACTCGACGACGCGTCGTGA
- a CDS encoding DUF192 domain-containing protein: MTGQWRDGRGNLVIPRGGDGAVVTVALEIAASYRARTRGLLGRDAIEGAMLLSPAGSVHTFRMRFPIDVAYLDRRLTVIAVRTMVPGRLGLPRPRSRHVLEAEAGAMERWGVTAGVRLAVESLQAGRG, from the coding sequence GTGACCGGACAATGGCGGGACGGGCGGGGGAACTTGGTGATCCCGCGGGGCGGTGACGGGGCTGTGGTCACCGTTGCGCTGGAGATCGCGGCCTCCTACCGCGCCCGTACCAGAGGGCTGCTGGGGCGTGACGCGATCGAGGGGGCGATGCTGCTCTCCCCGGCCGGCAGCGTGCACACGTTCCGGATGCGCTTCCCCATCGACGTGGCGTACCTCGACCGCCGCCTCACCGTCATTGCGGTGCGCACGATGGTGCCGGGTCGCCTGGGCCTGCCCCGGCCGCGCTCCCGGCACGTGCTGGAGGCGGAGGCGGGGGCCATGGAGCGGTGGGGAGTGACAGCGGGGGTGCGGCTGGCCGTCGAGTCCCTTCAGGCGGGCCGGGGGTAG
- a CDS encoding GNAT family N-acetyltransferase — MTDRRVTDEPDGYGERGGYDAHGHVRLREVADDDLLLFLAYEHDPEALRRSGFTPRPREAFLTHWRQRVLGDPDSLVRTVTVGGETAGNVVSWTQDGRRFVGYWLGRPYWGRGIGTRALALFLDLESVRPLYADPRSANTASVRLLERHGFARVGTDGHGEDEHVLLALGRPPES, encoded by the coding sequence ATGACCGACCGACGTGTGACGGACGAGCCGGACGGATACGGCGAGCGAGGCGGATACGACGCGCACGGCCATGTGCGCCTGCGGGAGGTGGCCGACGACGACCTTCTTCTCTTCCTCGCCTACGAGCACGACCCCGAAGCCCTGCGGCGTTCCGGATTCACGCCCCGGCCGCGCGAGGCCTTCCTCACGCACTGGCGGCAGCGGGTGCTCGGCGATCCCGACAGCCTGGTGCGGACGGTCACCGTCGGCGGGGAGACGGCCGGGAACGTCGTGTCCTGGACACAGGACGGGCGCCGCTTCGTCGGGTACTGGCTCGGGCGGCCGTACTGGGGCCGGGGCATCGGCACCCGGGCCCTCGCCCTCTTCCTGGACCTGGAGTCCGTACGGCCCCTGTACGCCGACCCCCGCTCCGCGAACACCGCCTCCGTCCGCCTGCTGGAGAGACACGGCTTCGCACGGGTCGGCACCGATGGGCACGGGGAGGACGAACACGTCCTCCTCGCGCTCGGACGGCCCCCCGAGAGCTGA
- a CDS encoding DinB family protein — MTTPDARYGADEKKTLLASMNRHRDAVLWKLDGLDDEQLRRPMTPTGTSLLGLVKHLASVEYGWLVETFGREAEPLWFDPYKSEDMTVAPDETTEQILAFYGRARAAADRTITELPLDAVGRPAWRDHSVSLRWTVVHMLTETARHAGHMDIVRELLDGETGVHPAPTSTSASTD; from the coding sequence ATGACGACTCCTGACGCCCGCTACGGCGCCGACGAGAAGAAAACCCTCCTCGCGAGCATGAACCGCCACCGAGACGCCGTGCTGTGGAAGCTGGACGGACTGGACGACGAACAACTGCGGCGCCCGATGACCCCGACCGGGACCAGCCTGCTCGGCCTCGTGAAGCACCTGGCCTCGGTGGAGTACGGCTGGCTGGTGGAGACGTTCGGCCGGGAGGCGGAACCGCTCTGGTTCGACCCGTACAAGAGCGAGGACATGACCGTCGCCCCCGACGAGACGACGGAACAGATCCTCGCCTTCTACGGCCGCGCCCGCGCCGCCGCCGACCGCACCATCACCGAACTGCCCCTGGACGCGGTGGGCCGCCCGGCGTGGCGGGACCACTCCGTCTCCCTGCGCTGGACCGTGGTCCACATGCTCACGGAAACGGCCCGGCACGCCGGTCACATGGACATCGTGCGCGAACTCCTCGACGGCGAGACCGGCGTCCACCCCGCGCCTACGTCCACGTCCGCGTCCACCGACTGA
- a CDS encoding peroxiredoxin, which yields MLTVGDKFPEFELAACVSLEKGKEFETITHKTYEGWKVVFAWPKDFTFVCPTEIAAFGKLNEEFADRDAQVLGFSGDSEFVHHAWRKDHPDLTDLPFPMMADPKHELMRDLGIEGEDGYAKRAVFIVDQNNEIQFSMVTAGSVGRNPKEVLRVLDALQTDELCPCNWSKGDDTLDPVALLAGE from the coding sequence GTGCTCACTGTCGGTGACAAGTTCCCCGAGTTCGAACTCGCTGCCTGCGTCTCGCTGGAGAAGGGCAAGGAGTTCGAGACGATCACCCACAAGACCTACGAGGGTTGGAAGGTGGTCTTCGCGTGGCCCAAGGACTTCACCTTCGTGTGCCCCACCGAGATCGCCGCGTTCGGCAAGCTGAACGAGGAGTTCGCCGACCGTGACGCCCAGGTCCTCGGCTTCTCCGGTGACTCCGAGTTCGTGCACCACGCCTGGCGCAAGGACCACCCGGACCTGACGGACCTGCCGTTCCCGATGATGGCCGACCCCAAGCACGAGCTCATGCGTGACCTCGGCATCGAGGGCGAGGACGGCTACGCCAAGCGCGCCGTCTTCATCGTCGACCAGAACAACGAGATCCAGTTCTCCATGGTGACCGCCGGCTCCGTCGGCCGTAACCCCAAGGAGGTCCTGCGGGTCCTGGACGCCCTGCAGACCGACGAGCTGTGCCCCTGCAACTGGAGCAAGGGCGACGACACCCTGGACCCGGTCGCGCTGCTGGCTGGTGAGTGA
- a CDS encoding isoprenyl transferase → MNLRDKLRGLLVRLYARRVEGHLDHAQVPKHIGVIMDGNRRWAKAAGSSTVHGHRVGAEKIEEFLGWCTETDVEVVTLWLLSTDNFDRPQDELGPLLGIIEDVVRSLAADGRWRVHHVGTRDLLPSGMQHTLKEAEEATADVGGIVVNVAIGYGGRQEIADAVRSMLYDARDRGVPMADLAEAVDIDMIGRHLYTGAQPDPDLVIRTSGEQRLSGFMLWQTAHSEYYFCDVFWPAFRKVDFLRALRDYAARHRRFGG, encoded by the coding sequence GTGAACCTGCGCGACAAGCTGCGCGGCCTGCTCGTCAGGCTCTACGCGCGCCGGGTGGAAGGTCACCTGGACCACGCTCAGGTGCCCAAGCACATCGGCGTCATCATGGACGGCAACCGCCGCTGGGCGAAGGCCGCCGGCTCCAGCACGGTCCACGGCCACCGGGTCGGCGCCGAGAAGATCGAGGAGTTCCTCGGCTGGTGCACCGAGACCGACGTCGAGGTCGTCACCCTGTGGCTGCTGTCCACGGACAACTTCGACCGCCCGCAGGACGAGCTGGGCCCGCTCCTCGGCATCATCGAGGACGTCGTCCGCAGCCTCGCCGCCGACGGCCGCTGGCGCGTGCACCACGTCGGCACCCGCGACCTGCTGCCGTCCGGGATGCAGCACACCCTCAAGGAGGCCGAGGAGGCCACCGCCGACGTCGGCGGGATAGTGGTCAACGTGGCCATCGGCTACGGCGGCCGCCAGGAGATCGCCGACGCCGTGCGCTCCATGCTGTACGACGCCCGGGACAGGGGCGTGCCGATGGCGGACCTCGCCGAGGCCGTCGACATCGACATGATCGGCCGCCACCTCTACACCGGCGCCCAGCCCGACCCCGACCTGGTGATCCGCACCAGCGGCGAGCAGCGGCTGTCCGGCTTCATGCTCTGGCAGACGGCCCACTCCGAGTACTACTTCTGCGACGTCTTCTGGCCCGCCTTCCGCAAGGTCGACTTCCTGCGCGCCCTGCGCGACTACGCCGCCCGGCACCGCCGCTTCGGCGGCTGA
- a CDS encoding OmpA family protein: MTTTPRLTLTLTLPLTAAALLAAANLTLAHADDTDPSEPPGTAPTAAAPVKVDPTDPDLKLPEGATLAEPKVLDIKSVVEDQSGDERREDTNADVTFALQAEVLFGKDSAKLGGEAKARIATIVEEIKKQHATQVRVFGFTDDLGSSAHGDVLSKQRANAVQAVLDQDLNDPGITFEVRGYGEQYPIADNSSEAGRKKNRRVEVSFPRSGG; encoded by the coding sequence GTGACCACCACACCCCGCCTCACCCTCACCCTCACCCTCCCCCTCACCGCCGCAGCCCTCCTCGCGGCAGCCAACCTCACGCTGGCCCACGCTGACGACACCGACCCCAGCGAGCCCCCGGGCACGGCGCCCACCGCGGCCGCGCCGGTGAAAGTGGACCCCACCGACCCCGACCTCAAGCTCCCGGAAGGCGCCACCCTCGCGGAGCCGAAGGTGCTGGACATCAAGTCGGTCGTGGAGGACCAGAGCGGGGACGAGCGCAGGGAGGACACGAACGCGGACGTCACCTTCGCCCTTCAGGCCGAGGTCCTCTTCGGCAAGGACAGCGCGAAGCTCGGCGGAGAGGCCAAGGCCCGCATCGCGACGATCGTCGAGGAGATCAAGAAGCAGCACGCGACCCAGGTCCGCGTCTTCGGCTTCACGGACGACCTGGGCTCCTCGGCCCACGGCGACGTCCTGTCCAAGCAGCGCGCCAACGCCGTACAGGCCGTCCTGGACCAGGACCTCAACGACCCCGGCATCACCTTCGAGGTACGCGGCTACGGCGAGCAGTACCCGATCGCGGACAACTCCTCGGAGGCGGGCCGGAAGAAGAACCGCAGGGTGGAGGTCTCCTTCCCGCGTTCGGGAGGCTGA
- a CDS encoding alkyl hydroperoxide reductase, which translates to MSLDSLKSRVPDYAKDLKLNLGSVIGNSDLPAQQLWGTVLATAIASRSPIVLRELEPEAKANLTPEAYTAAKSAAAIMAMNNVFYRTRHLLSDHEYGTLRAGLRMNVIGNPGVDKVDFELWSFAVSAINGCGMCLDSHEQVLRKAGVERDVIQEAFKIASVVQAVGVTLDAEAVLAE; encoded by the coding sequence ATGTCGCTCGACTCGCTGAAGTCCCGTGTTCCGGACTACGCCAAGGACCTGAAGCTCAACCTGGGCTCGGTCATCGGCAACTCCGACCTCCCGGCGCAGCAGCTGTGGGGCACCGTGCTGGCGACCGCCATCGCCTCGCGCTCCCCGATCGTGCTGCGTGAGCTGGAGCCGGAGGCGAAGGCGAACCTCACGCCGGAGGCGTACACCGCGGCCAAGTCCGCGGCCGCCATCATGGCGATGAACAACGTCTTCTACCGGACCCGCCACCTGCTGTCCGACCACGAGTACGGCACCCTGCGCGCGGGCCTGCGGATGAACGTCATCGGCAACCCGGGCGTGGACAAGGTCGACTTCGAGCTGTGGTCGTTCGCGGTCTCCGCGATCAACGGCTGCGGCATGTGCCTGGACTCGCACGAGCAGGTGCTGCGCAAGGCCGGCGTCGAACGCGACGTGATCCAGGAGGCGTTCAAGATCGCCTCCGTGGTTCAGGCCGTCGGCGTCACGCTGGACGCCGAGGCCGTTCTGGCCGAGTAA
- a CDS encoding AI-2E family transporter yields MSRVPGWLRRLGAGLTEMSERLDERRVEVENETSLPDPPTPDPPLREPAAVPEPAAVRGPSVPESSVTEPAVPEPAVRDSSVRERSAPVHDADTTNAAAATDTADAPADAVVPVVPAPASGEAPPVSASPPKSPAPVAPAHAASRPDPAQAVPWSVRVAAEAGWRLLVLAGTVWVLMRIISAVQLVVFAFVIALLITALLQPTVARLRNYGVPRGLATSLTAISGFAVIGLMCWFVTWQVMENIDILSNQIQSGIDDLRNWLLKSPFHVTDKQINQIAKNLREAIGANTDQITSAGLEGVQVVVEALTGILLVFFSTLFLLYDGKRIWQWSLKLVPAAARPGVAGAGPRAWRTLTAYVRGTVLVALIDAIFIGLGIYFLNVPMAVPLAVFIFLFSFIPLVGAVASGALAVVVALVTQGVFAAVMTLAVVLAVQQIEGHVLQPFILGRAVRVHPLAVVLTVATGGMVAGIGGAVVAVPLVAVTNTVVGYLRQYSMGQVVPQQQNTEGPVHKE; encoded by the coding sequence ATGTCGCGAGTGCCAGGGTGGCTCCGCCGCCTCGGAGCAGGCCTGACCGAGATGAGCGAGCGTCTGGACGAGCGGCGAGTCGAGGTCGAGAACGAGACCTCCCTGCCCGATCCGCCCACCCCCGATCCACCCCTGCGCGAACCGGCCGCTGTCCCTGAGCCCGCCGCCGTCCGCGGACCGTCCGTCCCTGAGTCGTCCGTCACCGAACCGGCGGTCCCCGAACCGGCAGTTCGCGATTCGTCCGTCCGTGAACGGTCCGCTCCCGTCCACGACGCCGACACCACCAACGCGGCCGCCGCCACCGACACCGCCGACGCCCCCGCCGATGCCGTCGTCCCCGTCGTGCCGGCCCCCGCGTCCGGCGAGGCGCCGCCCGTATCCGCCTCGCCCCCCAAGTCCCCCGCCCCGGTGGCCCCCGCGCACGCCGCGTCCCGCCCCGACCCCGCGCAGGCCGTCCCCTGGAGTGTGCGGGTCGCGGCCGAGGCGGGCTGGCGGCTGCTGGTCCTCGCCGGCACCGTGTGGGTGCTGATGCGGATCATCAGCGCCGTCCAACTGGTGGTGTTCGCCTTCGTCATCGCCCTGCTCATCACGGCGCTGCTCCAGCCGACGGTCGCCCGGCTGCGGAACTACGGCGTGCCGCGCGGCCTGGCCACCTCGCTCACCGCCATCTCCGGCTTCGCCGTCATCGGCCTGATGTGCTGGTTCGTGACCTGGCAGGTCATGGAGAACATCGACATCCTCTCCAACCAGATCCAGAGCGGCATCGACGACCTGCGCAACTGGCTGCTGAAGAGCCCCTTCCACGTCACCGACAAGCAGATCAACCAGATCGCCAAGAACCTCCGCGAGGCCATCGGAGCCAACACCGACCAGATAACGTCGGCGGGCCTGGAGGGAGTTCAGGTCGTCGTCGAGGCCCTGACCGGCATCCTGCTGGTGTTCTTCTCGACGCTGTTCCTGCTCTACGACGGCAAGCGCATCTGGCAGTGGTCCCTGAAGCTGGTGCCCGCCGCCGCCCGTCCGGGCGTGGCCGGGGCCGGCCCGCGCGCCTGGCGCACCCTGACGGCCTACGTCCGGGGCACGGTCCTGGTCGCCCTGATCGACGCCATCTTCATCGGACTCGGGATCTACTTCCTGAACGTTCCGATGGCCGTCCCGCTGGCCGTCTTCATCTTCCTGTTCTCCTTCATCCCCCTCGTCGGCGCGGTCGCCTCCGGCGCGCTCGCGGTGGTGGTCGCCCTGGTGACCCAGGGCGTCTTCGCCGCGGTCATGACCCTGGCGGTCGTCCTCGCCGTCCAGCAGATCGAGGGACACGTCCTGCAGCCGTTCATCCTGGGCCGCGCGGTCCGTGTCCACCCGCTGGCCGTGGTCCTCACGGTGGCCACCGGCGGCATGGTGGCCGGCATCGGTGGCGCCGTGGTCGCCGTGCCGCTGGTGGCGGTCACGAACACGGTGGTGGGGTACCTGCGGCAGTACTCGATGGGACAGGTCGTGCCGCAGCAGCAGAACACCGAGGGCCCCGTCCACAAGGAGTGA
- a CDS encoding barstar family protein, whose translation MRFTDGLDVVTPSGIREVLDEASRRGFALYVLDTDGRADRESFFHAVRETLPLDPPLTSSRSWDALADSLWEGLRTETSGSSRVVVVWRDVVTPDGAAEEDFRTALEVLGDVAGSLADPGITGGAPKHVPVRVAVGPRHGSTATATATAEDTGDRVYPRPA comes from the coding sequence ATGCGATTCACCGACGGGCTCGACGTCGTCACTCCGAGCGGGATCCGGGAAGTCCTGGACGAGGCCTCCCGGCGCGGGTTCGCGCTGTACGTCCTCGACACGGACGGCAGGGCGGACCGCGAGTCCTTCTTCCACGCGGTCCGGGAGACGCTGCCGCTCGATCCGCCGCTGACGAGTTCCCGCAGCTGGGACGCGCTGGCCGACTCCCTGTGGGAGGGGCTGCGTACGGAGACCTCGGGCTCTTCGCGGGTGGTCGTCGTGTGGCGGGACGTCGTGACACCGGACGGCGCGGCGGAGGAGGACTTCCGGACCGCTCTGGAAGTCCTCGGCGACGTCGCCGGATCACTGGCCGACCCCGGCATCACCGGCGGCGCGCCGAAGCACGTGCCCGTCCGTGTCGCCGTCGGCCCGCGACACGGATCCACGGCCACGGCCACGGCCACGGCCGAGGACACCGGCGACCGCGTCTACCCCCGGCCCGCCTGA
- a CDS encoding transglycosylase SLT domain-containing protein, protein MLEGNRVSRISVRGFAVASATAVTAVGSVVGVASGSVAQPHNDAEATAADTTLLADIPVGEQAQVQTASLTQQADAQAIAADTSAKKDAEAAARKAAAETAIAKKEAAEKAAKLEKERIEAKAAASRDDVRDASSFPTQSSYTVAQIQAMARQIVGGGQFQCFSNIVNHESSWNYHAVNASTGAYGLGQALPGTKMASAGADWQTNPATQIKWTLSYMNGRYGSPCQAWTYWQANSWY, encoded by the coding sequence ATGCTGGAAGGAAACCGTGTGAGCCGGATTTCGGTCCGGGGATTCGCAGTGGCCTCCGCCACCGCGGTCACCGCCGTCGGAAGCGTCGTCGGAGTTGCCTCGGGCAGCGTCGCGCAGCCCCACAACGACGCCGAGGCGACGGCTGCCGACACCACGCTCCTCGCGGACATACCCGTGGGTGAGCAGGCCCAGGTACAGACCGCGTCCCTGACGCAGCAGGCCGACGCACAGGCCATCGCCGCGGACACGAGCGCCAAGAAGGACGCCGAAGCGGCGGCCCGCAAGGCAGCAGCCGAGACCGCGATCGCGAAGAAGGAGGCCGCCGAGAAGGCGGCCAAGCTGGAGAAGGAGCGCATCGAGGCGAAGGCCGCGGCCAGCCGCGACGACGTCCGTGACGCCTCCAGCTTCCCCACCCAGAGCAGCTACACCGTCGCCCAGATCCAGGCGATGGCGAGGCAGATCGTCGGCGGCGGTCAGTTCCAGTGCTTCAGCAACATCGTGAACCACGAGTCCAGCTGGAACTACCACGCGGTCAACGCCTCCACCGGCGCGTACGGTCTCGGTCAGGCGCTGCCCGGCACCAAGATGGCCTCCGCCGGCGCCGACTGGCAGACCAACCCGGCCACCCAGATCAAGTGGACCCTGAGCTACATGAACGGCCGGTACGGCAGCCCCTGTCAGGCCTGGACGTACTGGCAGGCCAACAGCTGGTACTGA